CTACAGAAATAGCCTACAGTGCTGGCTATCCTACAATGTACTATTTTGAAATTTACAGCTACGGCTGGCCAAAGGCTGAACAGCTGTTTTCTTCATGGGCACGGATTTTCATGTGATATGTGGCGAATATCTTGGTCTTGGATCGGAGTTATCAACTCCTTCCTAGCTAGATACTTCAGAGGGGGAGGACGACGGTACTACTCATCTCCACTGAGCCTGCAATACCACCAAGGTACCTAACGGTCTCAATGTCACACCACTTTAGCCGCACTGGCTCATCATGCTTCTGCACAGTGCACAAGGGATGGATTCATCATTCCGACGTTCTCGAGCTCGCCTGAGCCTGATTCCCGATGACAGCTGGGTTTGGCGCACGGGCCATATGCAATGCTGTATCGGGACAGCTTGCAGTGAGCTAACGGGTGACGGGTGGTCTGTACTATGTTCTTATATTGAGCTCTTATATTAATTATTGGTGTGTATGTATGGAGTGGAATGGTACAGTATGAAATTGCCATTGGTGAGTTGTCTATTGTGGAAATTAGTATCATCTACTTCACACTTCATGTATATGAATAATTGAATATCTGAGATTGTATTGTATCTGTAAATCAGATTCGCTAAGGTTACCCAAGCTTTGGTTATATGCGTGCCACTTGAAGTACCGTCGCTGTAATAACATTGCCATAAGCATGGCTCAGGTCATAACACAAGTGAAAAATGACATAAGTAAAACTGAGCCTACTCACTGGATACCAAGCTGCCTGATATCATTCATGCCCAGGTTGTCCATATTCTTCAGGTAGATACCACTCTGTAACCGATGTAGTTCTTTCGCCGACGGAGTAATGTCAGTATCAGCTAACGAACGAACTAGCCAAATCATTTCATATCCGTGCTGCCCCTTTAATTCTCCTAGCTTGCCCTTGCATTGGCGGCTAACTGCATTGTCGAATCTATCTGATTAGTATATGGTAGGACTGTCGAGCTTGTGACAGCCTGTCGCGTCAACATCAAGCATCACCTGGAAAGTGTCAATCCATTTCAGCTTCCTATTGAAGGGATTGATAAATGAGGGGCCGCATCACGTTTTGAAAGGGATATCGACATTACAAATCCCACCGGACGATATAAAATACTTCAAAATACTTCATTGACGGAAAGGAAGACCGCGAAACAAGTGATCTACGCGGGCTGAGGGGACAGCGTCATCCTGAATCGGTTCCGATATTGGCCCCCAATTCTTAGGTCTCGGCCGATGAGAGCCGGGTATTCTCCGTTATTGGGAATGTTTGACGGTGGTGGATATTGATTTAGCAGTGCGGTAGTGAAGTATTTACTGCGGAGCGTTCCCTCGCTTCTTGGTAGAATAGAGCGTTTCATTAGGCGAATACCTATGTCCTCAAACGTTCTGGCCAAAACTTCTGTATTGCTAGTGCTTTTAGAATACTGTAACCCTGGACCTTTTACTATATACCCTTGTAGGTGCTTTATTCCTTGCACCTATCCTCCGCTTGCTGCCTGGATTAGCGGTGCTGCCGGTACCCGGTAGCCATGTCCCAAAGCACAACGGGACGGCCTGAGCCAAGAGGCACCTTCTGAGGTTGGGGTCAGGAGTTGACGTTTGAAGTCCTACATTGTAAATAGCTGGGTCTGAGTGCGTATGTGCGTTGATGATCATGGACTCTTTATAGATCAAGTTGCATGGATTAATACAACAAAGTTCTGACAGGTGGCCTCCTGTTTGTGTGATTTGCTTGCTAATATCGGCATCACATCAAGTTGCTACACTTTTGATATTACGAACAGGGGGTGTTATCAATGCTCATATTGATCAGTGCTCTTATTATTGGCCCCAAACCTTGTTTATAATCATACTCCCGAAATTCAATTCGACAATAATTCCTCTCATTTTGACCGTGCCATTTGCCGTAAATGCCGCACAGCAGCAATAAGATCTCGTCTGCCTCTCCTTAAGGCTTGGACTTTGGATTTCGGACCATGCAATACAGCTACAAGAAAACGTTAATAATAACGATAACAAGACTCTGAGCAGCCCCCCTGGAAACAAACATACCATGCAAACATCATTGCCATCCCTGCACTCCATCACCTTGGCCATCTCGAATCCCATCCGCTGATAGATCTCCACGTTGGGCACCTCTTTTGAGCTCTCCAGATAACACTTCACCCCTTCCTCGTCCGCTCGATCAGTGACTGCCTGAAACAATTTCTTCCCGATCCCCTTTCCCTGCGCCTCTGGACTGACCGCCACAATGTTACAGAAATAGTACCCTTGTGGATCATCCCAGATCTGACTCTGCGCCTCCCGTTGACGATCCTTCCAGATCCAATAGCGGCGCGTGTTGAGCCCTCCCCGACCCATGTGGCGCACATTATTCATGAACTGCCGGAACGacagcagccagctttgcGCCCAGCTGTACCAGCTTTCGGGCTCTGCAGCGGGCTGAGGCGGGAGCCAGCATGAGACACCGAGTACGCGAGAGGAGGAGTCGTTTCGATCGCTCTCTTTGGcgacctggaagatggcgtTGTGGATACCCCAGCGGCATCGTGCTTCAAGAGAACCATAATTCCGTTGTTTATTGAACTATGTGGTTCGAATCTCCGGTGACGCGAGACGCAGGCCGGCGTCGACTCGACCGCGTCATGGGACACAGCACATGTTAGCTTCAATGTTTGATCAACAGGATTTTGACCTAACAGGAAATCTCAACAGTGTCTCCTGTGTACTCCGTTACCCATGCTACATACCTTGGCAGGATCGAAAACCCATTTGAAATATGGATCGTCGGCAAACGCGCGCTGGATCACCTCGATCGCTTCGGGgatatcctcctcggtgAGGTTGACCACCTCGATGGCCATTCTGAGGCTTGCTTATAAGACGTGGTTATGCAGTCACAGGTTGTATGGAGTCAACCTTGGTTGTATATTGATACGACCTTGGACTCGATACAGAACTTTCGGTGAAGCGCACGATTCTGCTCCGATATTCCCTACCCGTGATTCTCCGTATTAAATCCTGTATGGATAATCGTTGTCCTGACTGAAGGATGAGAGATGTCTTGTCAAAATATAGATGGGCGGATGAAGTTTAAATCTCCAGTGGTTCATCAAGTAACGGAAATGGCCCCCCACTGGATTAAGCCCTGCTAGGCAGTTCCACGCGGGCACCAGGATCAACATCTCCACATTCTCCATCAATCGTGAATGGCGTCGAGCATCGCCGTCATGGCAGTAGACGATGTATCTGGCCTTGAACACAATCCGATCAAACTCTATTGCAATCATAAATAGACAATTATACTAATGCTGTGCAAATATCTCCATAACGTTCTATAGTTTCCCACGTCCCAGGTTCTGAAGCCTGAGCAAACTATCCTGATAACTCGTGGCGAGCAGTACCCCATCTGGACTCCACAGATAGCTCTCATGGATAGCTCTATTCTCTCCTGAAGTAGGTGTCCAGCCTTCCTGGATAAACCATTTCCTGGGTAAACGctttccatcctcttcctgccCTACGTCCCAGTCAATCATCCTCAGCGCTTCACCATGGTGGTGAAAAACCACCGTCAGCGTTAAACTGGCCATTGCAGACCAGGTCTTGTGTCCCAACGCACGTGGTATCAGTAACAGCGAGTTCTTGTCGCTCGCATACATGTGCGCACAGGCGTAGAGGTTATCGAACTCGCCTGTCTGGTCTCTGGCTTTGAGGTCTTGCTTGCTCAACGCAACATCTGAGTCATGCGGTGACCCCTTGAGGGCGTACAATGTCAACTGACGGTACTTTTCCGGACTCTGCTTCACCTCCTCTGTGGCATTGTAACTCGTCATATCCACCTTCCTCACATCAAGCCCCGGGAACTCTGGCTCGGCAATATTCCCCCGCTGAACCTGTTCAATCCACCAGTCCGCATCCACGCTGGGACTACGCGGATGATCCTCCGGCTTCTTCCCGGCAAGAAGAGCCCTGAAGCGCTCCTGTGCCGGGCCCGGCTGATGGTGGAACGTCTGCTGCCCCTCGGAGCGCTTAAACGAGCACAAACACGAGAAGCAGATCTTGCCATTTTGCCGTGCGTCGACAGCGCGCGTACAGTACATACTCCCATCTCGCATGTGGCGAACTGTATACTCATACGGGACGTCTAGTCGGCCCCGTAGAATGAACGTGCCCGTCATGTCCTGGTTATTCAGCTCAATCGGGTTTTCATGGCGCTAGTGTCAAGGCAGGCAGACTTACGTGTATCACAAACCCTTTGTCAACGGTTTTCGACGCTGCATATGCGGATTGAGCGTAGACGTGCCCGCCAAATGCTATTCCGCTCATGCCAGGAGAGTACGGTACCGCGAGAGATTCGAACCGCTCGAC
The DNA window shown above is from Aspergillus fumigatus Af293 chromosome 1, whole genome shotgun sequence and carries:
- a CDS encoding acyl-CoA thioesterase — translated: MSSKENGPSSPGKLPFCASFAELMGLKRLDSPSSTPDAPEKVERFESLAVPYSPGMSGIAFGGHVYAQSAYAASKTVDKGFVIHDMTGTFILRGRLDVPYEYTVRHMRDGSMYCTRAVDARQNGKICFSCLCSFKRSEGQQTFHHQPGPAQERFRALLAGKKPEDHPRSPSVDADWWIEQVQRGNIAEPEFPGLDVRKVDMTSYNATEEVKQSPEKYRQLTLYALKGSPHDSDVALSKQDLKARDQTGEFDNLYACAHMYASDKNSLLLIPRALGHKTWSAMASLTLTVVFHHHGEALRMIDWDVGQEEDGKRLPRKWFIQEGWTPTSGENRAIHESYLWSPDGVLLATSYQDSLLRLQNLGRGKL
- a CDS encoding GNAT family N-acetyltransferase → MAIEVVNLTEEDIPEAIEVIQRAFADDPYFKWVFDPAKFNKQRNYGSLEARCRWGIHNAIFQVAKESDRNDSSSRVLGVSCWLPPQPAAEPESWYSWAQSWLLSFRQFMNNVRHMGRGGLNTRRYWIWKDRQREAQSQIWDDPQGYYFCNIVAVSPEAQGKGIGKKLFQAVTDRADEEGVKCYLESSKEVPNVEIYQRMGFEMAKVMECRDGNDVCMVCLFPGGLLRVLLSLLLTFSCSCIAWSEIQSPSLKERQTRSYCCCAAFTANGTVKMRGIIVELNFGSMIINKVWGQ